A single Carnobacterium inhibens subsp. inhibens DSM 13024 DNA region contains:
- a CDS encoding MBL fold metallo-hydrolase — MTQIKRIITGTIEENCYILYQEKKALIVDPGDEFVSIKKELDELKVTPVAILLTHTHYDHIGALEEVRKTYSVPVYVSDLEQAWLANPVLNLSIHTGHPFTAEPAEYEFELFKTYGIEGFKFKVVPTPGHSPGGVSFIFDDFVVSGDALFKGSVGRTDLTGSDSEALLKGIKEQLFTLSDDMLVYPGHGESTTIGDEKRTNPFF, encoded by the coding sequence ATGACCCAAATTAAAAGAATCATTACAGGGACGATTGAAGAAAATTGCTATATTCTTTATCAAGAGAAAAAAGCACTGATCGTTGATCCTGGAGATGAATTTGTTTCTATAAAAAAAGAGTTAGACGAATTGAAAGTTACTCCGGTAGCTATCTTGTTGACTCATACCCATTATGATCACATTGGCGCACTGGAAGAAGTAAGAAAAACCTACAGTGTTCCTGTTTATGTTAGTGATCTAGAACAAGCTTGGCTTGCGAATCCGGTCTTGAATCTTTCTATTCATACAGGACATCCATTTACAGCAGAACCTGCTGAATATGAATTTGAATTGTTTAAGACGTATGGTATCGAAGGATTTAAATTTAAAGTAGTACCTACTCCTGGACATTCGCCAGGTGGTGTAAGTTTTATATTTGATGATTTTGTGGTTTCAGGGGATGCTTTATTCAAAGGTAGTGTAGGAAGAACCGATCTAACGGGTAGTGATTCAGAAGCATTGCTAAAAGGGATCAAAGAACAACTCTTTACTCTGTCCGATGACATGCTGGTTTATCCTGGACATGGAGAGAGCACAACGATTGGTGATGAAAAAAGAACTAATCCGTTCTTTTAA
- a CDS encoding ABC transporter ATP-binding protein, with translation MSKNSNASTESLRKIKPKNFWGTLKRLLGYMSTRLIAIITVFILAIIAIVLQTQTPKILGEATTEIFKGVVEGTKSKQAGQPVDVLPIDFELIAGILATVAVFYILSAIFRYFQQFTMTRVAQRTVYDLRKDLKDKMNRVPMNYYDTHSNGDIMSRAVNDMDQIANTLQQTLTQFVNSVITFFAVLYMMLTINSTLTLVTMITVPISAVVIVLIAPRSQKSFAAQQKRLGILNNQVEETYAGHIVVKTYNHEETEILTFEEKNDQLYQASRKAQFLSGLIMPLMAFIRNLGYLVVAVVGGIFVANGTVKLGNVQAMLQYSNQFNQPIREMANLINMIQATIASAERVFEVLDEEEMTDEPSAIEPIVNSPYKVQFDHVQFGYGGEDAPLLMKDFNLNVTEGQMVAIVGPTGAGKSTLINLLERFYDVSSGSIKIDGVDIRDYSREDIRSHFAMVLQDTWLFNGTILDNIRYGSAEYGQDDERVYNSAIAAHVDDFVRKLPHGYETILNEEASNISSGQRQLITIARAFLADPEILILDEATSSVDTRTEVLIQKAMRKLLKGRTSFVVAHRLSTIRDADNIIVMDHGDVIETGTHDELMAQNGFYADLYNSQFVQQEVS, from the coding sequence ATGAGTAAGAATAGTAATGCTTCTACTGAATCTCTTCGCAAAATTAAGCCGAAAAACTTTTGGGGGACATTGAAAAGATTGTTAGGATACATGTCTACTCGGTTAATCGCTATAATTACTGTATTTATTTTAGCAATTATAGCAATCGTATTACAGACACAGACGCCAAAAATTCTAGGAGAAGCAACTACAGAAATCTTTAAAGGTGTAGTAGAAGGCACGAAATCAAAGCAAGCTGGACAACCTGTTGATGTTTTGCCGATCGATTTTGAGTTGATTGCGGGTATATTAGCAACGGTTGCTGTTTTTTATATTCTATCTGCCATTTTCAGATACTTCCAGCAATTTACGATGACTCGTGTAGCGCAACGAACCGTATATGACTTACGAAAAGATTTAAAAGATAAGATGAATCGGGTTCCTATGAATTACTACGATACGCATTCAAACGGAGATATTATGTCTCGTGCAGTAAATGATATGGATCAAATTGCCAATACTTTACAGCAAACACTGACTCAATTTGTAAATAGTGTGATTACATTTTTTGCTGTCTTATACATGATGCTGACCATTAACAGTACCTTGACATTAGTCACCATGATTACTGTTCCGATAAGCGCGGTAGTCATTGTATTGATTGCTCCACGCTCACAAAAATCATTTGCAGCTCAACAAAAACGTTTAGGTATTTTAAATAATCAAGTTGAAGAAACGTATGCTGGACATATTGTAGTAAAAACTTATAATCACGAAGAAACAGAAATTTTAACATTTGAAGAAAAAAATGATCAACTTTATCAAGCTTCACGAAAAGCTCAGTTTTTATCTGGTCTCATCATGCCCTTGATGGCTTTTATCCGTAACCTAGGGTATCTAGTTGTTGCAGTTGTAGGTGGAATTTTTGTTGCTAATGGTACAGTGAAGTTAGGAAATGTTCAAGCCATGCTGCAATATTCTAATCAATTCAATCAGCCAATTCGAGAAATGGCTAATTTGATTAATATGATTCAAGCAACGATTGCTTCAGCTGAACGTGTTTTTGAAGTGTTGGATGAAGAAGAAATGACTGATGAACCATCTGCAATTGAACCTATTGTAAATTCACCTTATAAAGTTCAATTTGATCATGTACAATTTGGTTACGGTGGAGAAGATGCACCTTTACTAATGAAAGATTTTAATTTAAACGTTACGGAAGGACAAATGGTCGCGATTGTAGGGCCTACTGGTGCCGGTAAATCAACATTGATTAATCTTCTAGAACGATTTTATGATGTAAGCAGCGGCAGTATCAAAATCGATGGAGTTGATATCCGAGACTATTCAAGAGAAGACATTCGTTCTCATTTTGCTATGGTTTTACAAGACACATGGTTATTTAATGGAACGATTCTTGATAATATTCGTTACGGGAGTGCTGAATATGGCCAAGATGATGAACGTGTTTACAATTCAGCTATAGCCGCTCACGTGGATGACTTTGTACGCAAACTGCCACATGGGTACGAAACGATTCTTAATGAAGAAGCGAGCAACATCTCGTCAGGCCAAAGACAGTTGATTACGATTGCACGTGCTTTCTTGGCTGATCCAGAAATATTGATTCTAGATGAAGCTACTTCAAGTGTAGATACGAGAACAGAAGTATTGATTCAAAAAGCGATGAGAAAGTTGTTGAAGGGCAGAACCAGTTTCGTAGTTGCTCACCGTCTGTCCACTATTCGTGATGCTGACAATATTATTGTAATGGATCATGGAGATGTTATTGAGACCGGAACGCATGACGAATTGATGGCACAAAATGGATTCTATGCTGATTTATATAATAGTCAGTTTGTTCAGCAAGAAGTAAGTTGA
- a CDS encoding ABC transporter ATP-binding protein has product MLKLIRKLNYWAVLGAVIFMIIQVIGDLYLPTLTADIIDNGVATGNVEYIISVGVKMLGFSFLSILAAIANVYFAAQQSQQLGKKLRSEIYRKVTYFSNDEIDKLGTSSLLTRTTNDVEQIQLVTMMMLRMMIMSPIMLIGAGILAYNREPKLAEIFIYVIPALAVFIGIIMYFAVPYFKSLQKKTDRLNLVFREGLTGIRVIRAFNRNDSETKRFDEANKDYADTSIKAQTIMSFMLPIMTLIISATNISIIWFGGQYISVGGMEVGNLVTFMTYAMQILMSVMMLAMVFVFIPRGQVSAARINEVLAMETIIKDPENPLKIQKENVGSLSFENVSYRYSGAEKLALEGIDFEGKKGEVIAIIGGTGSGKSTIANLITRFYDIESGSIKINGVDIREMKQTDLRSFTGYAPQKALLFTGTIRENLKYGKPTATDEEIWHALKIAQADDFVSALPKGLDAVVEQGGGNFSGGQKQRLNIARALVTKADILIFDDSFSALDFKTDVALRKALIPETRNSVVVIIAQRISSVIEADTIIVLEAGKMVGKGTHKELKHTNETYQEIMRSQMKEEEM; this is encoded by the coding sequence ATGCTCAAATTAATAAGGAAACTAAATTATTGGGCTGTTTTGGGTGCTGTCATCTTCATGATCATTCAAGTTATTGGCGATTTGTATCTTCCAACCTTAACAGCAGATATTATTGATAATGGAGTAGCCACAGGAAATGTAGAATACATTATTTCTGTAGGAGTAAAGATGCTGGGCTTTTCTTTTCTTAGTATCTTAGCAGCAATTGCAAATGTTTATTTTGCAGCACAGCAATCGCAACAATTAGGCAAAAAATTACGTAGTGAGATTTACCGAAAAGTCACTTATTTTTCAAATGATGAAATAGATAAGCTAGGGACGTCTTCTTTGCTTACCAGAACAACGAATGATGTGGAACAAATTCAATTGGTCACTATGATGATGTTAAGAATGATGATTATGTCTCCAATCATGCTAATTGGAGCAGGAATACTAGCTTACAATCGCGAGCCGAAACTAGCAGAGATTTTTATTTATGTGATTCCGGCATTGGCTGTTTTTATTGGAATCATTATGTATTTTGCTGTGCCCTATTTCAAATCACTGCAAAAGAAAACGGATCGCCTTAATTTGGTTTTTCGCGAAGGACTAACGGGTATTCGTGTGATTCGTGCATTTAATCGAAATGATTCTGAAACAAAACGCTTTGATGAAGCCAATAAAGACTATGCAGATACTTCTATCAAAGCCCAAACGATCATGAGCTTTATGCTGCCAATTATGACATTGATTATTAGTGCCACCAATATATCGATCATTTGGTTTGGTGGACAGTATATTAGTGTCGGAGGTATGGAAGTTGGAAATTTAGTTACTTTCATGACCTATGCTATGCAAATCTTAATGAGTGTCATGATGTTGGCAATGGTATTTGTATTTATTCCTCGTGGTCAAGTTTCCGCAGCACGTATCAATGAAGTTTTAGCTATGGAAACTATCATAAAAGATCCGGAAAATCCACTCAAGATCCAAAAAGAAAATGTCGGTTCGTTATCCTTTGAGAACGTTTCGTACCGGTATTCAGGAGCAGAAAAATTAGCATTGGAAGGTATTGATTTTGAAGGAAAAAAAGGTGAAGTGATCGCAATTATTGGAGGAACGGGTTCTGGAAAATCGACCATTGCAAATTTAATTACCCGCTTTTACGATATTGAATCAGGAAGTATCAAGATCAACGGTGTAGACATCCGTGAGATGAAACAAACAGATTTGCGTAGTTTTACAGGTTATGCCCCACAAAAAGCATTATTATTTACAGGCACGATTCGTGAAAATCTAAAGTATGGGAAACCAACTGCAACCGATGAAGAAATCTGGCATGCATTAAAAATTGCTCAAGCAGATGATTTTGTCTCAGCATTGCCAAAAGGTTTAGATGCGGTAGTGGAACAGGGTGGAGGGAACTTCTCTGGTGGACAAAAGCAACGATTAAATATTGCTAGAGCCTTAGTAACAAAGGCAGATATTTTAATTTTTGATGATTCTTTCTCTGCACTTGATTTCAAAACCGATGTTGCTTTAAGAAAAGCCTTGATTCCGGAAACGAGAAATTCAGTAGTGGTCATCATTGCTCAACGCATTAGTTCCGTGATAGAAGCAGACACTATCATTGTTTTAGAAGCGGGAAAAATGGTTGGTAAAGGAACACATAAAGAATTGAAACATACAAATGAAACCTACCAAGAGATCATGAGGTCGCAAATGAAAGAGGAGGAGATGTAA
- a CDS encoding NAD(P)H-dependent oxidoreductase produces the protein MTKLLVVRAHPLDGEISRSMQVTNAFVKSYIESHSEDTIEDINLYDLAVPDIDRDLLQAWSELGSGTAFDELSEVKQQKITLFNGYTDGFLNADKVVIANPLWNLNVPARLKAWVDTITVGGKTFKYNEKGEAVGLAGDKKVLHIQANGGVYGGKDPANQYLKTILNYIGITDFQELFVEGMDYAPDKAADIMAEGIEKATALGKTF, from the coding sequence ATGACAAAATTATTAGTGGTTCGTGCTCATCCATTAGACGGAGAAATCTCTCGTTCAATGCAAGTTACAAATGCTTTCGTAAAATCATATATTGAAAGCCACTCAGAAGACACTATTGAAGATATTAATTTATATGATCTAGCTGTTCCAGACATCGACCGTGACTTATTACAAGCTTGGTCAGAACTTGGCAGTGGCACAGCATTTGATGAATTATCTGAAGTTAAACAACAAAAAATCACCTTGTTTAATGGTTATACGGATGGCTTTTTGAACGCCGATAAAGTTGTTATAGCAAATCCTTTATGGAATTTAAATGTTCCTGCTCGTTTAAAGGCTTGGGTGGATACAATCACTGTTGGTGGAAAAACGTTTAAATACAATGAAAAAGGCGAAGCTGTAGGGCTAGCTGGCGATAAAAAAGTTTTACATATTCAAGCAAATGGCGGCGTTTATGGCGGAAAAGATCCAGCCAACCAATATTTGAAAACAATTCTGAATTACATCGGTATTACTGATTTCCAAGAATTATTTGTTGAAGGTATGGATTATGCTCCTGATAAAGCAGCAGATATTATGGCTGAAGGAATAGAAAAAGCTACTGCTTTAGGAAAAACATTCTAA
- a CDS encoding M20 family metallopeptidase, with protein MKETALEQTAKIETELIAFRRLLHSEPELSENEFKTQDKVIVKLEEYGIPYRKVGKTSTIATIKGKNPGKTVALRADIDALPINEDLNLDFQSNNPGVMHACGHDAHTTMAMGAAKILNESKENFDGEIRIFFQEAEETFEGAKKIVADGGMVGVDAVFGMHNYNTIPTGSFYSGAGDLFSGCDTVYVTFTGKSGHGGTPQLGKDSFTPAAQFALDLQEIIAKNVDSRNPVVLNVGRFASGKKANIVPKETTMDISMRYFDEESRDLTHAAIKRHAKAFADMYEITVDVTIEPSTPPTKNDAALAKIATNAGTKVFGSNKVSEFPRAMNSEDFSYYLKEAPGVYGIIGIYNEEKNTIHAPHDDHYELDEDILKLGVAWHVEFALEFLGTESN; from the coding sequence ATGAAAGAAACAGCATTAGAACAAACCGCAAAAATAGAAACAGAATTAATTGCTTTTCGCAGATTACTTCATTCAGAACCAGAGTTAAGTGAGAATGAATTCAAAACACAAGATAAAGTTATTGTTAAATTAGAAGAATATGGTATTCCTTATAGAAAAGTTGGAAAAACCTCAACCATTGCTACTATCAAAGGGAAAAATCCTGGAAAGACAGTCGCCTTACGTGCCGATATTGATGCATTGCCAATCAATGAAGATTTGAATTTAGACTTTCAATCCAATAATCCTGGTGTCATGCATGCTTGTGGTCATGATGCTCACACAACAATGGCTATGGGAGCAGCAAAAATATTAAATGAATCCAAAGAAAATTTCGATGGAGAAATACGTATCTTCTTCCAAGAAGCAGAGGAAACCTTTGAAGGAGCTAAAAAAATTGTAGCTGATGGTGGAATGGTCGGAGTTGATGCTGTATTCGGCATGCACAATTACAATACTATTCCGACTGGGTCCTTTTATTCAGGAGCTGGTGACTTATTTTCTGGCTGTGATACCGTTTATGTAACTTTTACTGGTAAATCAGGCCACGGCGGAACTCCACAATTAGGAAAAGATTCCTTCACTCCTGCTGCTCAATTTGCACTTGATTTGCAAGAGATCATTGCTAAAAATGTTGATTCCAGAAATCCCGTTGTTCTAAATGTTGGACGCTTTGCAAGCGGAAAAAAAGCCAATATTGTTCCAAAAGAAACAACAATGGACATTTCAATGCGCTACTTTGATGAAGAGAGTCGTGATCTTACTCATGCAGCCATTAAGCGCCATGCTAAGGCTTTTGCAGACATGTATGAAATTACTGTTGATGTAACAATCGAGCCGAGCACACCTCCAACAAAAAATGATGCTGCTTTAGCAAAAATAGCTACTAATGCTGGCACGAAAGTATTTGGTTCAAATAAGGTTTCAGAGTTCCCAAGAGCAATGAATTCTGAAGATTTCTCTTATTATCTGAAAGAAGCTCCCGGTGTCTACGGCATCATTGGGATATACAATGAAGAAAAAAATACCATTCATGCTCCTCATGATGATCACTATGAACTTGACGAAGATATCTTAAAGCTAGGCGTCGCTTGGCATGTTGAATTTGCTTTAGAATTTTTAGGAACCGAATCCAATTAA
- a CDS encoding AI-2E family transporter — protein MGEEKLKVKTRETVTWFWKWVLNNKVVSILIVSLLIFLNLFLFSKVAHLFSPIRDFISIIGLPVILAGVLYYLVNPLVDWMERKKIPRMLGIAWIFIIIGALIVWGITTLIPIIQEQTFSIIKNWPIYWDNIVTQIDSWLRSDVLSEFQTRLSDFNTNLLSNVSEQANGVLDSTFESIGSVVGAVTNIVIAIITMPFILFYLLKDGKSLPYHVMKVIPSKMRLSTYNLLTEINTQISQYIRGQLVVAFFVGLMFWIGFAIIGLEYAVTLGVLAGFLNLIPYLGSFLATIPAIVIALVDSPSMLIKVLIVFAIEQMIEGRVIQPQILGSNLEIHPLTIIIVLLSAGKIFGIPGVILGIPGYAVLKVIVVHFFKWYKDYTGLYESDENPAPPPVIIVNKSKKS, from the coding sequence ATGGGGGAAGAAAAACTAAAAGTAAAAACCAGAGAAACAGTTACCTGGTTTTGGAAATGGGTTTTAAATAATAAAGTAGTTTCCATTTTAATTGTTTCACTTTTAATCTTTCTAAATCTATTTTTATTTTCAAAAGTCGCTCATTTATTTTCACCCATCAGAGATTTTATAAGTATTATTGGACTTCCGGTTATTTTAGCAGGAGTACTGTATTACCTTGTTAATCCATTAGTAGATTGGATGGAACGAAAAAAAATTCCTCGGATGCTCGGGATAGCTTGGATTTTTATTATTATCGGTGCACTGATTGTTTGGGGAATTACAACATTGATTCCAATCATTCAAGAACAAACTTTCAGTATTATAAAAAATTGGCCTATTTATTGGGATAATATCGTGACCCAAATAGATAGTTGGTTACGAAGCGATGTGTTATCTGAATTTCAAACACGATTGTCCGATTTCAATACAAATCTATTATCTAATGTATCAGAACAAGCTAATGGGGTTTTGGATTCAACTTTTGAGAGTATCGGAAGTGTCGTTGGAGCAGTAACAAATATAGTGATTGCTATTATCACGATGCCATTTATTCTTTTTTACTTGTTAAAAGATGGCAAGAGTCTACCGTATCATGTAATGAAAGTAATTCCTTCAAAGATGAGGCTAAGTACGTATAACTTGTTAACTGAGATCAATACACAAATCAGTCAATATATACGCGGCCAACTAGTAGTAGCCTTTTTTGTAGGGTTAATGTTTTGGATTGGGTTTGCTATCATTGGTTTAGAATACGCTGTGACTTTAGGTGTATTGGCCGGTTTTTTAAACTTGATTCCTTACCTTGGATCATTTTTAGCAACTATCCCAGCTATTGTCATTGCTTTAGTGGATTCTCCAAGCATGCTGATCAAAGTACTGATCGTATTTGCTATTGAACAAATGATTGAAGGAAGAGTGATCCAACCGCAAATATTGGGAAGCAATCTAGAAATTCATCCGCTTACGATTATCATAGTTTTACTTTCTGCAGGAAAGATTTTTGGGATTCCAGGAGTTATTCTGGGGATTCCAGGGTACGCTGTCTTAAAAGTAATTGTTGTCCATTTCTTTAAATGGTATAAAGATTATACTGGACTTTATGAGAGTGATGAAAATCCAGCTCCTCCACCGGTTATTATTGTAAATAAAAGTAAAAAAAGCTAA
- a CDS encoding PTS glucitol/sorbitol transporter subunit IIA, producing the protein MDNMLVGTVTAIGENAISKKDPMIILFGEQATDDIRTVAIIQSFEEDKETTKLKPGSTISFGEKKYVIETVGSLANENLNTIGHVTLSFSEVPEDDRIESGVYLSPYELPEVSIGTKITYNN; encoded by the coding sequence ATGGATAATATGTTAGTTGGAACAGTAACGGCAATTGGAGAAAATGCTATCAGCAAAAAAGATCCTATGATAATTTTATTTGGAGAGCAAGCTACAGATGATATTCGTACCGTAGCTATTATTCAGTCTTTCGAAGAAGATAAAGAAACGACTAAATTAAAACCAGGCAGTACAATTTCTTTCGGTGAAAAAAAATACGTTATTGAAACTGTTGGAAGTTTAGCCAATGAAAATTTAAATACTATTGGTCACGTTACCCTTTCTTTTTCAGAAGTTCCAGAAGATGATCGAATCGAGAGCGGCGTTTACTTATCACCTTATGAATTACCAGAAGTATCGATTGGTACCAAAATTACCTATAACAATTAA
- a CDS encoding CDP-glycerol--glycerophosphate glycerophosphotransferase: MNSTTNEQNLKIEQAEKQIKEIHHPSFVLKKQDDDLLTTVTLTNELSAELIEFFILHRETGEKYPFKAQFANGAHSFSVNIRSFIKQYAPVDPKEHFEFYFTIRYTIDGHSIFKDEPLSLNRFDHYESYGLTEVQDSGHRLYPYFSRITQGFCFTINIPVRSVRYIKQSTIDSVQLKKDTLTLTGTIMTKANPINRIDTILVGRKFGHRQTIHSDHQLIQSEDITHLYSYNYQINLDLADCAHEFFLNKTGDEDFDLYFELYLNGLFEPTVIRVSNPSDANAKKNYTYFSHSYGKKTMVLAPNFTGQSNNFILSVTNFQKESFEYMKELLPFIPVLRPFYSNRSIWIIGETPMEARNNGWNFYRYMRQNYPEKEVYYVIDSHSPDYAKAAELGEDHLLIYKSKKYIWTLAMAQLLVTTEEPYAILPTRNPLWLDVLSAKKVLLPKNVLGLHNAKSTFEYNTKRFKADLILVSSKTEKRYAIETFNFPEEKISLTGLPRFDKLLTVETSSATKQQILLFPMNQESGLHYQSDVITHMALCFLSLLKNPAFLDFVDHYHLDVVVALPPSMLHYLSAFTENNCTVVLQSQEDVQQLIKDSKLFITDADPIAFDFSFLLKPVLFYQPDIKTHSSEEPFDSSCTYLNELPGEITTSEESLIHLLDQIGQNQFQVTRKNKQKVDALLYYHDTQSAQRIYEAISALLH, from the coding sequence ATGAATTCTACTACTAATGAGCAGAACTTAAAAATAGAACAAGCAGAAAAACAAATCAAAGAGATTCATCATCCCTCATTTGTTTTAAAAAAACAAGACGATGATTTACTAACTACTGTCACATTAACAAATGAACTTTCAGCTGAATTAATAGAGTTTTTTATTTTACATAGAGAAACAGGAGAAAAATATCCTTTTAAAGCACAGTTCGCTAATGGGGCCCACTCTTTCTCAGTTAATATCCGTTCCTTTATTAAGCAATACGCACCTGTAGATCCAAAAGAACATTTTGAATTTTATTTTACTATTCGTTATACAATAGATGGTCACTCAATTTTTAAAGATGAACCTCTATCTCTTAATCGCTTTGATCATTATGAATCCTATGGTCTGACTGAAGTTCAAGATAGCGGCCACCGTCTTTACCCTTACTTTAGCCGAATAACCCAAGGCTTTTGCTTTACGATCAACATTCCAGTACGAAGTGTGCGTTATATCAAACAGTCAACTATAGATTCTGTACAATTAAAAAAAGATACTTTAACACTTACTGGCACAATTATGACGAAAGCAAATCCAATTAATCGAATCGATACAATTTTGGTAGGAAGAAAATTTGGCCATCGTCAAACAATCCATTCAGACCATCAGCTGATTCAGTCAGAAGACATCACACATCTTTATTCTTACAACTATCAGATCAACTTAGACTTAGCTGATTGTGCACATGAGTTCTTTCTGAACAAAACCGGCGATGAAGATTTTGATTTATACTTTGAATTATACTTAAATGGACTTTTTGAACCGACTGTTATCCGTGTTTCCAATCCTAGTGATGCCAATGCGAAAAAAAATTACACTTATTTTTCACATAGTTATGGAAAGAAAACTATGGTGTTAGCTCCTAATTTCACTGGTCAATCAAATAATTTTATTCTTTCAGTAACGAACTTTCAAAAGGAATCATTTGAATACATGAAAGAACTCCTTCCATTTATCCCAGTTTTGCGCCCATTTTACAGTAATCGAAGCATTTGGATCATTGGGGAAACACCCATGGAAGCTAGAAATAATGGATGGAATTTTTATCGTTATATGAGACAGAATTACCCCGAAAAAGAGGTTTACTATGTGATCGATAGCCATTCTCCAGATTATGCTAAAGCAGCAGAATTAGGTGAAGATCATCTTTTGATCTATAAATCAAAAAAATATATTTGGACTTTAGCAATGGCTCAATTGCTGGTGACTACTGAAGAACCTTATGCTATTTTGCCAACACGCAATCCGTTATGGTTAGATGTGTTAAGTGCTAAAAAGGTTCTTTTGCCAAAGAATGTACTCGGCTTACACAATGCAAAATCAACTTTTGAATACAATACCAAACGCTTTAAAGCAGATTTAATTTTGGTAAGTTCTAAAACTGAAAAAAGATACGCTATTGAAACATTCAACTTCCCTGAAGAAAAAATTTCACTTACCGGTTTACCGCGTTTTGATAAGTTATTAACTGTAGAAACAAGTTCAGCAACAAAACAACAAATTCTTTTATTTCCGATGAATCAAGAATCTGGTTTGCACTATCAATCTGACGTCATTACCCATATGGCATTGTGTTTCCTTTCTTTATTAAAAAATCCAGCTTTCCTAGATTTCGTTGACCATTACCATCTTGATGTCGTAGTAGCTCTTCCTCCCTCGATGCTGCATTATTTATCAGCATTTACAGAGAATAATTGTACGGTTGTGCTACAAAGTCAAGAAGATGTTCAGCAATTAATCAAAGATAGCAAACTATTCATAACGGATGCCGATCCTATTGCTTTTGATTTTAGCTTTCTTTTAAAACCGGTTTTATTTTATCAACCGGATATCAAAACACACTCTTCAGAAGAACCATTTGATTCCAGCTGTACGTACTTAAATGAGTTGCCTGGTGAAATTACAACATCAGAAGAAAGCCTCATTCATCTATTGGATCAAATCGGCCAAAACCAATTTCAAGTTACTCGTAAGAATAAACAAAAAGTAGATGCCTTGCTTTATTATCATGATACACAATCCGCTCAACGTATCTACGAAGCTATTTCTGCCCTACTTCACTAA
- a CDS encoding lactonase family protein — MKETIYLGTYTKGNSEGIYEIALNTETKRLEEAKLVAKVGNPTYLTLSNGKDIIYSVSKTDQGGGIAAFKKKPATTYENTTTFFEKTSELIEENAAPPCYVAYDADRSLVYTTSYHDGFVSVYKANNKGSLTLTDVKQHEGSSVHENQEKAHAHYLDLTPDKKYVVACDLGTDNVFTYQVSEEGKLNLVQTYKANPGTGPRHLVFHPNGKFAYLVGELTSEIVVLAYNATDGSFETVQTVSSIPESHTTFNSGSAVRVTEDGRFLYSSNRGHNSIAVYSINETGDTIERIQLISSEGDTPRDFALDPTEQFVVVGHQNSDKLTLFERDAETGLLSLLQKDVYAPECVCVAFE; from the coding sequence ATGAAAGAAACCATCTATCTAGGAACGTATACTAAAGGAAATAGTGAAGGTATTTATGAAATCGCATTAAACACTGAAACGAAACGCTTAGAGGAAGCTAAACTTGTAGCCAAGGTAGGCAATCCAACTTATTTAACTTTATCAAATGGAAAAGATATCATCTATTCTGTTAGTAAAACAGATCAAGGTGGCGGAATCGCTGCTTTCAAGAAAAAACCTGCTACAACATATGAAAATACGACTACTTTTTTTGAAAAAACGAGTGAATTAATTGAAGAAAATGCTGCTCCGCCTTGTTACGTTGCTTATGATGCGGATCGTTCGCTTGTTTATACAACAAGTTACCATGATGGATTTGTTTCTGTATATAAAGCAAACAATAAAGGCTCATTGACGTTAACTGATGTCAAACAACATGAAGGCTCAAGCGTTCATGAAAATCAAGAAAAAGCTCATGCTCATTACTTAGATCTTACTCCGGATAAAAAGTATGTGGTGGCTTGTGATCTAGGAACAGATAATGTTTTTACTTACCAAGTTTCTGAAGAAGGCAAACTAAATCTAGTTCAGACTTATAAAGCAAATCCAGGTACTGGCCCTCGCCACTTAGTTTTTCATCCAAATGGTAAATTTGCTTACCTTGTAGGAGAACTAACTAGTGAAATTGTTGTCTTAGCTTACAATGCGACAGATGGTTCATTTGAAACGGTTCAAACTGTTTCTTCTATTCCAGAATCTCATACAACATTTAACAGCGGGTCAGCTGTACGTGTGACTGAAGATGGACGCTTTTTATACTCTTCAAATCGTGGCCACAACTCAATTGCAGTTTACTCTATAAATGAAACTGGAGATACAATTGAACGAATTCAGTTGATTTCATCTGAAGGAGATACTCCTCGTGACTTTGCACTAGATCCAACTGAACAATTTGTAGTAGTCGGACATCAAAATTCAGATAAACTAACGCTATTTGAAAGAGATGCTGAAACAGGTCTGTTATCTCTGCTACAAAAAGATGTTTATGCTCCAGAATGTGTTTGCGTCGCATTTGAATAA